The Desulfonatronum lacustre DSM 10312 region CCGTCGGAGTGGACGCGCAAAAAGGCGAATCCTTCGTCCCCGGCCCGGGCCACTTCCGGGTCCAGGGGGATTTTTCCCAGAAACGGCACTCCGGCCTCTCCGGCCAAGGCCTCGCCCCCGCCGCTACCGAATATATTTTCCACCTGGCCGCATTTGGAACAGACGTGACCACTCATATTTTCCACGATGCCCAGCACCGGATTGCCCAACTCGGCGCAGAAGGTCACGGAGCGGCGGACGTCGTCCACGGCCACTCCCTGAGGGGTGGTCACGATCAAGGCCTTGGCCTCCGGTCCCAGAAGCTGCAAGACGGAAAGCGGCTCGTCTCCGGTCCCCGGAGGGCAGTCCACCACCAGATAATCCAGATCGCCCCAGGCGACGTCGCGCAGAAACTGCTTGATCACGCCCATCTTGGCCGGTCCGCGCCAGATCACGGCCTCGCTGGCGCTGGACAGGAGAAACCCCAGGGACATGACCCACAGATTCGGTCCGGCGCTGAGCGGTTCCAGCCGCCCGGCATCCAGCCGGGCCCGTTCTCCGCCCAGGCTGAGGAGCCGAGGCAGACTTGGTCCGTGGACGTCCACGTCCAACAGCCCGGTCTTCATGCCGGCCATGGCCAGGGCCTGGGCCAGGTTCACGGCCACCGTGCTCTTGCCCACGCCGCCCTTGCCGGACAGGACGACGATTTTGTTCTTGATCCTGGCCAAAGCAGTGCACAGGGCCTGCTCTTCCTCGTTTTTCCCGCCGCATCCCTGCTTGTCCGAGCAGGATTCGCACGCATGGTTGCTCATAATCTCAAATCTCCTCAATGGTTGGTTTGCAAAACAATCTGAAGCAAGCGTCTCAGGCAAGCGTACCCGGCCCGGACGAACAAGGCCGGACGAATTGCCGACGACTCGAGAATGGTATAAGAACACGCGCAAAACAAGAGACAAACGCGGTTCAGCCACTAACCCCGATTCGTCGACAGGGGAAGGCCCGGTCCGCCTAATTTGGAGGTCAAACACATCATGACGTTTCCCAGTTTACGTTTTGGCGACATGGTTGCCAAGGTTCCCATCGTCCAAGGCGGCATGGGCGTGGGCATATCCCTGTCCGGCCTCTCCTCCGCCGTGGCCAATCAAGGCGGAGTCGGCGTGATTTCCGCGGCCATGATCGGCATGAGTGAGCCGGATCTGGCCAAAAATTACGCCGAGGCCAACATCCGCGCCCTGCAGCGGGAAATCCGCAAGGCCAAGGAAATGACCAAAGGCATCCTCGGCGTGAACATCATGGTCGCGCTGAGCAATTTTGCCGACCTGGTTCGAACTTCCATCCAGGAGAAGATCGACGTCATCTTTTCCGGCGCCGGCCTGCCCTTCGACCTGCCCAAGTATCTCACCGAGGACTCGCAAACCAAGCTGGTGCCCATCGTTTCCTCGGGTCGGGCCGCGGCCATCATGTGCAGAAAATGGCTCTCCAAGTTCAACTATCTTCCGGACGGCTTCGTGGTCGAAGGGCCTCTGGCCGGCGGACACTTGGGCTTTAAGGCCGAGCAGTTGGACGATCCGGAATACCAGCTTGAAACCTTGGTCCCTCAAGTGATCGACGCGGTCAAGCCCTTTGAGCAGGAACACGGACGGGCCATTCCGGTGATCGCCGCGGGCGGCATCTTCAGCGGGGCGGACATCTGCAAGTATCTGCGTATGGGAGCCGCCGGGGTCCAACTGGGAACCCGCTTCGTGGCCACCCACGAGTGCGACGCGGACTTGGCCTTCAAACAGGCCTTTGTCGACGCCAAGGAGGGCGACGTCACCGTGATCAAAAGCCCGGTGGGGATGCCCGGTCGGGCCCTGAAGAACCAGTTCCTGGCCGATGTGGAGGAAGGCAAACGCAAGCCGTACAAATGCCCCTACCACTGCATCGTCACCTGCGACGTCAAGAAAAGCCCGTATTGCATCGCCCAGGCTCTGTCCAACGCCAAAAAAGGGCGTTTGAATCTCGGCTTCGCCTTCGCGGGACAAACGGCGCACCGGGTGAAAGAGCTGCTTTCGGTCAAGGAATTGATGGAATCCCTGGAGGCCGAGTACGACGCCGCCTGCGCGGCCCCCGCGTCGGCGTAGTCTCATCGGTTGTCGAGAACACGAAAAAAGACGAGGCGTCGTGGCCTCGTCTTTTTTCGTGTCTCTTGAATTCACGCCTGAAACCAGTTACGAACCATCTGCTTGGTTATGGCGTTTTTTTTCGCCTTTTTTCGGGCCGGTTTCAAAACGCCCGTTTCCGATTACCTCAAGACGGAGTCTATACGAATGGACGAAGGTGGCAGTAGCACCCGACAATCTCAACCTCCCTCGGCCTTGCCCGCGAGTCGGCACGGCGCACCGCTTTTCGGGGAAACCACGCAGTAGCAGCGCGTAGTCCGTTCCCGAGGAGTCCCTTCTTCGGCGCGCCCCTGCTCACGACCACGGGCCACAGGACCACGGGTCAGGACGCGCTCCATGAAAGATCCACAAATCATCTCGACGCTGAACGAGTACCTGGAGGCCGGAAATCCCAAGGCGCTCCGGGATTTCACGGCATCCCTGCACCCGGCCGACCTGGCCGATTCCCTGGATGAGCTGTCCACGAAGGACGCGGCCCAGGTCCTGGAGATCCTCTTTCCGCACCACAGCGCGGAAGTTCTGGGACAACTGGACGCGGACCTGCAGGTGGACATCGTGCTCCGCCTGTCCGACAAGCGGCTGGCGGAAATCATCACCAACATGTTCTCCGACGAACGGGTGGACCTGATCCAGCTCCTCCCGGAAGAACGTCGCCAGAACGT contains the following coding sequences:
- a CDS encoding Mrp/NBP35 family ATP-binding protein: MSNHACESCSDKQGCGGKNEEEQALCTALARIKNKIVVLSGKGGVGKSTVAVNLAQALAMAGMKTGLLDVDVHGPSLPRLLSLGGERARLDAGRLEPLSAGPNLWVMSLGFLLSSASEAVIWRGPAKMGVIKQFLRDVAWGDLDYLVVDCPPGTGDEPLSVLQLLGPEAKALIVTTPQGVAVDDVRRSVTFCAELGNPVLGIVENMSGHVCSKCGQVENIFGSGGGEALAGEAGVPFLGKIPLDPEVARAGDEGFAFLRVHSDGPTAQAMTRIIAPILAMAGSPTEKPLQV
- a CDS encoding NAD(P)H-dependent flavin oxidoreductase; translated protein: MTFPSLRFGDMVAKVPIVQGGMGVGISLSGLSSAVANQGGVGVISAAMIGMSEPDLAKNYAEANIRALQREIRKAKEMTKGILGVNIMVALSNFADLVRTSIQEKIDVIFSGAGLPFDLPKYLTEDSQTKLVPIVSSGRAAAIMCRKWLSKFNYLPDGFVVEGPLAGGHLGFKAEQLDDPEYQLETLVPQVIDAVKPFEQEHGRAIPVIAAGGIFSGADICKYLRMGAAGVQLGTRFVATHECDADLAFKQAFVDAKEGDVTVIKSPVGMPGRALKNQFLADVEEGKRKPYKCPYHCIVTCDVKKSPYCIAQALSNAKKGRLNLGFAFAGQTAHRVKELLSVKELMESLEAEYDAACAAPASA